The following are encoded in a window of Acidicapsa ligni genomic DNA:
- a CDS encoding winged helix-turn-helix domain-containing protein, translating to MPESVPESATDLPELNPIVHGKLRLALLSLLSTVEEAEFIWLRAKTGSTDGNLGAQLLKLEEAGYVAMEKKFVLRKPQTLYRMTASGRTALTDYVQALKRLLGAAINT from the coding sequence ATGCCTGAGTCCGTACCGGAGTCCGCTACCGATCTACCCGAACTGAACCCGATCGTCCACGGAAAGCTGCGACTCGCCCTGCTGAGCCTGCTCTCGACAGTAGAAGAAGCGGAATTTATCTGGCTGCGCGCAAAGACAGGCTCAACCGATGGCAATCTCGGAGCGCAGTTGCTGAAGCTGGAAGAGGCTGGCTATGTAGCAATGGAGAAGAAATTCGTCCTGCGCAAACCGCAGACTCTCTATCGCATGACAGCGTCGGGCCGCACAGCTTTAACCGACTATGTTCAGGCTCTGAAACGACTGCTCGGCGCTGCAATCAACACTTAG
- a CDS encoding pseudouridine synthase codes for MKSDPIETDVTEEPKPKAKKAKAAKESAVEKSAAKKTATKKTAAKNLVAEEVITPEPEAKKKAAKKVATKKAAVPELPAEEAAEEIATEEVAAEAVTETEPVIEAEPVIKTEPVVKAIKKFVGKKAAAKKAIVAEPDAEEEIPAGPEPKLERLQKILARAGISSRRKAEELILGGQVQINGKVVMELGTKADPARDHVRVDGKLLQGPERIRYFVLNKPKGYVTTVSDPEGRPTVMQFFERENERLYPVGRLDYLSEGLLLVTNDGDLANKLTKASSGVEKTYLVKVAGQPTEDMLDVLRAGVVIEKGRPGTGSGRVRTAPAQIRQVRQGDNPWYEVIIIEGRNRELRKMFEEIGHHVEKIRRVGYGPLVLDLEPGKLRELEPEEVEQLRLTAAGKLKNRRRRGPAPAQLSREAGRTVRFKKADGRPGYEKPNYGIPLKDRPPVENPRQARPTANRPTLDRADHAAPNPVRPSFVKSGSPRPSFDKPAYGKPAFDKPGFKKPGGGKGGFKGKPREFEPPVTDFVVPRKAIPDDFDEPSLGGKGAFNPDYKPGFRTGGKPGFSAGGPQKRFGADGSRPGSGGGRPSFDRDRPSRARTDETRAERPSSFRPAPSDEADFTPSEPRKPSRIGIEPVTERPREARSSRPSPGGKPFGKPFQPRGDRGEGFAGGGKPFRPAGARPTGSRPPSGDRPFRPRTEGAQTGERPFRPRTDRPSGESRPPFRPKPFQGRGDGPSSSGSRPFRPRTDGPSAGGRPSFGRSASGAGGGSSRPGSSRSGSSRTGSSYSGSDSRPSRFTPRSDGPPARRSSFDGGEAPREFRPREPRSFGGDKRPSGPGKFGAGKSFGARKFDSPKPAPGGSNSKPSGKLGPDGQPRVKVRARDSFTGKNKGRPKPKPKSED; via the coding sequence ATGAAGTCCGATCCTATTGAAACTGATGTAACCGAAGAACCTAAACCGAAAGCCAAGAAAGCGAAAGCGGCGAAAGAGTCCGCAGTAGAAAAGTCGGCTGCCAAAAAGACAGCCACGAAAAAAACTGCTGCGAAGAATCTGGTAGCCGAGGAAGTAATTACTCCGGAGCCGGAAGCGAAGAAGAAAGCGGCTAAGAAAGTTGCGACCAAGAAGGCCGCAGTTCCAGAACTGCCTGCGGAAGAAGCTGCAGAGGAAATTGCAACAGAGGAAGTTGCAGCAGAAGCTGTGACCGAGACTGAGCCGGTCATCGAGGCCGAGCCCGTCATCAAGACTGAGCCTGTCGTCAAGGCAATCAAGAAGTTTGTGGGAAAGAAGGCCGCTGCGAAGAAGGCAATCGTTGCAGAGCCAGATGCAGAGGAAGAGATCCCCGCTGGTCCGGAGCCAAAGCTGGAGCGTTTGCAGAAGATTCTGGCCCGCGCCGGAATTTCATCGCGTCGCAAGGCGGAGGAACTGATCCTGGGTGGGCAGGTGCAGATCAACGGCAAAGTCGTGATGGAGCTGGGCACCAAGGCTGATCCGGCGCGTGACCATGTCCGCGTGGATGGCAAGCTGCTGCAGGGGCCGGAGCGCATCCGTTACTTTGTATTGAACAAGCCCAAGGGGTATGTGACCACGGTGAGCGATCCCGAAGGCCGCCCCACGGTAATGCAGTTTTTTGAGCGCGAAAATGAGCGCCTTTATCCGGTCGGCCGCCTGGATTACCTCAGCGAAGGCTTGTTGCTGGTGACTAACGATGGCGATCTGGCCAACAAGCTTACCAAGGCGTCGTCGGGAGTAGAAAAGACCTATCTGGTGAAAGTCGCCGGGCAGCCGACGGAAGATATGCTCGATGTTTTGCGCGCAGGCGTGGTCATCGAGAAAGGGCGTCCTGGCACAGGTTCGGGGCGTGTCCGGACGGCTCCGGCGCAGATTCGTCAGGTTCGCCAGGGCGATAACCCCTGGTACGAAGTGATCATCATTGAGGGCCGCAACCGCGAATTGCGCAAGATGTTTGAAGAGATCGGCCACCACGTGGAGAAGATTCGCCGCGTCGGTTATGGTCCGCTGGTCCTCGATCTTGAGCCGGGAAAGCTACGCGAGTTGGAGCCGGAAGAGGTAGAGCAACTTCGTTTGACGGCGGCTGGAAAACTTAAAAACCGGCGCAGGCGTGGTCCTGCTCCCGCACAATTATCACGGGAAGCAGGCAGGACAGTGCGCTTTAAAAAGGCCGACGGCAGGCCAGGATACGAAAAGCCGAATTACGGAATTCCACTCAAAGACAGGCCTCCTGTTGAGAACCCCAGGCAAGCTCGTCCCACGGCGAACAGACCCACTCTGGACAGAGCGGATCATGCTGCGCCGAATCCAGTGCGGCCCAGCTTTGTGAAGTCCGGTTCACCGAGGCCGAGCTTTGACAAGCCAGCTTATGGCAAGCCTGCGTTCGATAAGCCGGGCTTCAAAAAGCCGGGCGGCGGCAAGGGTGGATTCAAGGGCAAGCCTCGCGAGTTCGAACCGCCGGTTACTGATTTTGTGGTGCCACGCAAGGCGATTCCTGATGATTTTGATGAGCCGAGTCTCGGTGGCAAGGGTGCTTTCAATCCGGATTACAAACCAGGCTTCCGCACAGGCGGCAAGCCCGGATTTTCTGCTGGTGGCCCACAAAAGCGTTTTGGAGCGGATGGCTCCCGGCCGGGTTCAGGCGGCGGAAGGCCTAGCTTTGATCGCGACAGGCCCAGCCGTGCTCGCACCGACGAAACCCGTGCAGAACGGCCGTCATCGTTCCGTCCTGCGCCATCGGACGAAGCGGATTTCACCCCGAGCGAGCCGCGCAAGCCAAGCCGTATCGGGATCGAACCTGTGACTGAGCGCCCTCGTGAGGCACGTTCTTCGCGTCCGTCTCCGGGAGGGAAGCCTTTTGGCAAGCCCTTCCAGCCGCGCGGTGATCGTGGCGAGGGATTTGCAGGCGGTGGCAAACCGTTCCGTCCTGCTGGCGCTCGTCCGACCGGGTCGCGTCCTCCTTCGGGAGACAGACCGTTCCGTCCTCGCACAGAAGGCGCACAAACTGGCGAAAGGCCATTTCGTCCGCGGACAGATCGTCCTTCGGGAGAGTCCAGACCGCCATTCCGCCCGAAGCCTTTCCAGGGGCGGGGAGATGGTCCTTCATCGAGCGGTAGCAGGCCGTTCCGGCCTCGTACGGATGGACCTTCTGCGGGCGGACGTCCTTCGTTTGGCAGAAGTGCATCCGGGGCGGGCGGCGGTTCTTCCCGTCCTGGTTCGTCACGCAGCGGCTCTTCGCGGACTGGTTCTTCTTATTCTGGTTCGGATTCACGTCCTTCGAGATTTACTCCCCGATCGGATGGGCCTCCGGCACGGCGGTCCTCTTTCGATGGAGGTGAAGCGCCTCGGGAGTTCCGTCCACGGGAGCCGAGAAGCTTTGGCGGCGATAAGAGACCGAGCGGCCCGGGAAAATTCGGCGCGGGCAAGAGCTTTGGCGCACGGAAGTTCGATAGCCCGAAGCCTGCTCCCGGTGGAAGCAACAGCAAGCCCTCGGGCAAGTTGGGGCCAGACGGACAGCCCCGTGTGAAGGTTCGCGCTCGCGACTCCTTTACGGGCAAGAACAAGGGCCGTCCAAAGCCGAAGCCCAAAAGCGAAGACTAA
- a CDS encoding SDR family oxidoreductase: MNIQGNTILITGGGSGIGRGLAEALQKQGNKIIIAGRRESVLQETAKANPGMEYAVLDTSNAGSIQAAAAKLTSQYPDLNVVINNAGVQRVIDFAAGYDDAAAQEEISTNISGVLRMAAAFLPHLRTKASATIVNISSGLAFVPMARYPVYSATKAFVHSFSMSLRLQLKDTSVRVVELAPPWVGTDLDASHPERAAHEGMSPMPLPAFINAAMEELASDEDELKVAGAKFLYAGGVSEKQIATFAQINH; encoded by the coding sequence ATGAATATTCAAGGCAACACGATTCTGATTACGGGTGGCGGTTCCGGCATTGGCCGAGGGCTGGCTGAAGCGCTTCAAAAGCAAGGCAACAAGATCATCATCGCGGGGCGGCGCGAATCGGTATTGCAGGAGACAGCCAAGGCCAATCCGGGCATGGAATACGCTGTCCTCGACACGTCCAATGCCGGAAGCATCCAGGCAGCCGCGGCGAAGCTCACGAGCCAATATCCTGACCTGAATGTGGTGATCAACAACGCGGGAGTGCAGCGCGTGATCGACTTCGCCGCAGGCTACGACGATGCCGCCGCACAGGAAGAGATCAGCACCAATATCAGCGGCGTACTGCGTATGGCAGCGGCTTTTCTGCCGCATCTCAGGACGAAGGCTTCGGCGACAATCGTGAATATATCGTCGGGGCTGGCGTTTGTGCCGATGGCGCGCTATCCGGTTTACTCCGCTACGAAGGCGTTTGTGCACTCGTTCAGCATGAGCTTGCGTCTGCAACTCAAGGACACATCTGTGCGCGTTGTGGAACTGGCCCCGCCGTGGGTAGGCACAGACCTGGATGCATCGCATCCGGAGCGAGCTGCGCATGAGGGGATGAGCCCGATGCCGTTGCCAGCGTTTATCAACGCGGCGATGGAAGAGTTGGCTTCCGATGAGGATGAGCTGAAGGTGGCAGGGGCTAAGTTTCTATATGCTGGCGGCGTTAGTGAGAAGCAGATAGCTACCTTTGCGCAGATTAATCATTGA
- the scpB gene encoding SMC-Scp complex subunit ScpB produces MSLKAKLEAVIYAAEEPITLAQMAVLFADEALEWKAELAAQRAEENAEAQLDLGPPAELDAVIESAAEPATVTEEAAVSMGSLEVSDSAASLVSSDLTVAPDQVDLGDLVDSAASSETLSEAAAAVVVDPELEAKRLARLRDREIREILRGLLDELLAEYASAPRGIEIREIAGGYRMATKPECHDAVRAFVKSLKPPLKLSLPALETLAVIAYKQPITAPEVGEIRGVDSAGVLGSLISRKLISTAGRKQVVGRPMLYKTTKEFLLRFGLKDVAELPSMEEFEKMAAIELSETDDTDLSAESGNLFAEAESSEDAPESDHESGRESGQESGKEESETSDPVRHEPEATETSTPTAEPSQEAAEAHAPVERQDAEEIEAEP; encoded by the coding sequence ATGAGTCTGAAAGCCAAGCTTGAAGCCGTAATCTACGCTGCCGAGGAGCCCATAACCCTCGCGCAGATGGCCGTTTTGTTTGCCGACGAAGCGCTCGAATGGAAGGCAGAACTTGCTGCCCAGCGCGCCGAGGAGAATGCCGAAGCGCAACTCGATCTGGGTCCGCCTGCTGAGTTGGACGCGGTGATCGAATCTGCTGCTGAACCTGCAACGGTGACTGAAGAGGCCGCTGTCTCGATGGGTTCGCTGGAGGTCTCAGATTCGGCTGCCTCGTTAGTCTCGTCAGATTTAACGGTCGCGCCAGATCAGGTCGATTTGGGCGATTTAGTCGATTCGGCTGCGTCGAGTGAAACTCTGTCCGAAGCCGCTGCCGCAGTTGTTGTGGATCCGGAGCTAGAGGCCAAGCGCCTCGCCCGGTTACGCGATCGCGAGATTCGCGAGATCCTACGCGGTTTGCTTGACGAACTGCTGGCGGAGTATGCCAGTGCTCCACGCGGCATTGAGATTCGCGAAATAGCCGGGGGCTATCGCATGGCTACTAAGCCGGAGTGCCACGACGCGGTTCGCGCCTTTGTTAAGAGCCTTAAGCCGCCGCTCAAGCTCTCGCTGCCAGCGTTGGAGACCCTTGCCGTCATTGCGTACAAGCAGCCCATTACTGCGCCTGAGGTAGGTGAAATTCGCGGCGTGGACTCTGCTGGCGTGCTTGGCTCCCTGATCAGCCGCAAACTTATCTCCACGGCTGGCCGCAAGCAGGTTGTCGGCCGCCCGATGCTGTACAAGACCACCAAGGAATTTTTGCTCCGCTTTGGACTCAAGGATGTCGCCGAATTGCCTTCGATGGAAGAGTTCGAGAAGATGGCGGCGATTGAGCTGAGCGAGACGGACGACACGGATTTATCGGCCGAATCCGGCAATCTTTTTGCCGAAGCGGAATCATCGGAAGACGCGCCGGAATCTGATCATGAGTCCGGTCGGGAATCCGGGCAGGAATCTGGGAAAGAAGAAAGCGAAACCTCTGATCCGGTGAGACATGAACCGGAAGCTACAGAAACATCCACTCCTACCGCAGAGCCCTCCCAGGAGGCAGCGGAAGCACATGCGCCCGTCGAGAGACAGGACGCCGAAGAAATTGAGGCAGAACCATGA
- a CDS encoding winged helix-turn-helix transcriptional regulator, which produces MATQQLPDLTWKPDPKIEALVGEIIGRVADKWTMLVLDTLAERGELRFTRISDLIPEVSQKMLTKTLRQMERDGLLIRTIHPVIPPKVEYRLTPIGLSLGEAFCGVWIWVEKHYEQVVKARESFDHGKL; this is translated from the coding sequence TTGGCTACGCAGCAATTGCCCGACCTGACATGGAAACCCGACCCGAAAATCGAGGCGCTCGTCGGCGAAATCATTGGCCGCGTTGCCGACAAGTGGACGATGCTCGTGCTCGATACCCTTGCCGAGCGCGGGGAACTGCGTTTCACTCGAATCTCGGACCTGATCCCCGAAGTGAGCCAGAAGATGTTGACCAAGACGCTTCGCCAGATGGAGCGCGACGGATTGCTCATTCGGACGATCCACCCAGTCATCCCGCCAAAAGTTGAATACAGGCTGACTCCGATCGGGCTCAGTCTCGGAGAAGCATTCTGCGGAGTATGGATCTGGGTGGAAAAGCACTATGAGCAAGTGGTGAAGGCGCGAGAGAGCTTTGATCACGGAAAGCTTTAA
- the gcvPB gene encoding aminomethyl-transferring glycine dehydrogenase subunit GcvPB, with protein sequence MATDIAVKSAATPRVTTGKVRAHQTQNEGLIFEKSSPGKRAYKMPPLDVPEVDPAVLLGNLHRESTGNLPELSEIEIIRHFTRLSTWNYAIDLGMYPLGSCTMKYNPRVNELVARIEGLAEAHPYQPESLAQGSLEIVSLLEQCLIEITGMDSITMQPAAGAHGEFTGILLVRAYHESRGNARRKVLIPDSAHGTNPATAAICGYEVQNIKSNALGGIDIEELERIVDENTAALMLTNPSTIGVFESEIHKIADILHAKGALLYMDGANMNALVGKARPGDFGVDVMHLNLHKTFSTPHGGGGPGSGPVACKAILEPFLPTPVLARKGDGKLGWNFDRPQSVGRVRAFYGNYGMFIRALAYIMANGPDGLRQTTEDAVLNANYIRSGLQGLYELPYTTASMHEVVFSDKRQAAKGIRTGDIAKRLIDYGFHPYTVSFPMIVSGALMIEPTESESKEELDLFINAMRAIAAEVDSNPELVKNAPHSTRVSRLDEVTAARKPILRWKPSNI encoded by the coding sequence ATGGCAACCGATATCGCAGTAAAATCTGCCGCAACACCGCGCGTTACGACCGGCAAGGTCCGCGCACATCAGACACAAAACGAAGGCCTGATCTTCGAGAAGTCCTCGCCAGGCAAGCGGGCTTACAAGATGCCTCCTCTCGACGTGCCGGAGGTTGACCCCGCGGTATTGCTGGGCAATCTGCATCGCGAAAGCACAGGCAATCTACCCGAGCTGAGTGAGATCGAGATCATTCGCCACTTTACGCGGCTCTCAACATGGAACTATGCCATCGACCTCGGCATGTATCCGCTCGGCTCCTGCACGATGAAGTACAACCCGCGCGTGAACGAGCTGGTTGCCCGCATTGAGGGTCTCGCCGAAGCGCATCCCTATCAGCCGGAATCGCTGGCGCAGGGTTCGCTTGAGATCGTTTCTCTGCTGGAGCAATGCCTGATTGAGATCACCGGCATGGACTCCATCACCATGCAGCCCGCCGCTGGAGCGCATGGGGAATTCACCGGAATTCTGCTGGTTCGCGCCTATCACGAGTCCAGGGGCAATGCTCGCCGCAAGGTGCTCATCCCTGACTCCGCGCATGGAACTAACCCGGCAACCGCTGCAATCTGCGGCTACGAAGTGCAGAACATCAAGTCAAATGCGCTGGGCGGAATCGACATCGAAGAGTTGGAGCGCATCGTCGATGAAAACACTGCTGCGCTGATGCTCACCAATCCCTCGACCATCGGCGTCTTCGAGAGCGAGATTCACAAGATCGCTGACATCCTCCATGCCAAGGGCGCACTGCTCTACATGGATGGCGCAAACATGAACGCCCTGGTCGGCAAGGCTCGTCCCGGCGACTTTGGCGTGGACGTGATGCACCTCAACCTGCACAAAACCTTCTCCACGCCTCATGGCGGCGGTGGTCCCGGATCTGGCCCGGTAGCGTGCAAGGCGATTCTTGAGCCATTCCTGCCGACGCCTGTGCTGGCTCGCAAAGGTGACGGCAAACTGGGCTGGAACTTCGATCGTCCGCAGTCCGTGGGACGCGTACGCGCCTTCTACGGCAACTACGGCATGTTCATCCGTGCGTTGGCTTACATCATGGCCAATGGTCCGGATGGCCTGCGCCAGACAACCGAAGATGCCGTGCTCAACGCCAACTACATCCGCTCCGGGCTGCAGGGCTTATACGAACTGCCGTACACCACCGCGTCGATGCACGAGGTAGTCTTCAGCGATAAGCGGCAGGCAGCCAAGGGCATTCGCACCGGAGACATCGCCAAGCGCCTGATCGACTATGGCTTCCATCCGTACACGGTTTCCTTCCCCATGATCGTTTCCGGTGCTCTGATGATCGAGCCCACCGAGAGCGAATCCAAAGAAGAGCTCGATCTGTTCATCAACGCCATGCGGGCCATTGCCGCTGAGGTCGATAGCAATCCTGAGCTGGTGAAGAATGCCCCGCATTCGACCCGGGTTTCTCGTCTGGATGAAGTAACAGCAGCGAGAAAGCCCATACTGCGCTGGAAGCCTTCAAACATCTAG
- the msrA gene encoding peptide-methionine (S)-S-oxide reductase MsrA: protein MEKATFGAGCFWGVEVAFANIPGVTATAVGYEGGKTQGPTYKDVCTDATGHAEVVELDFDPDRVSYRTILDNFFALHDPTQLNRQGPDWGTQYRSAIFYHSAEQKAAAEVKIAELTAEGKFTPRKMVTRIEPAQTFWRAEEYHQRYLEKRGLASCHI from the coding sequence ATGGAGAAAGCAACGTTTGGAGCGGGTTGTTTTTGGGGCGTAGAAGTTGCATTTGCGAATATTCCCGGGGTTACAGCGACGGCAGTCGGTTACGAAGGCGGCAAGACGCAGGGGCCTACATACAAAGACGTGTGTACGGACGCTACCGGGCATGCTGAGGTAGTGGAGCTGGACTTTGACCCGGATAGGGTGAGTTATCGCACCATTCTGGATAACTTCTTTGCTCTTCACGATCCGACCCAGCTTAATCGCCAGGGGCCGGACTGGGGCACGCAATATCGTTCCGCTATCTTCTATCACTCCGCTGAGCAGAAGGCCGCAGCAGAAGTCAAGATTGCCGAGCTTACGGCTGAGGGCAAATTCACACCGCGAAAAATGGTGACTCGGATAGAGCCCGCTCAAACGTTCTGGCGTGCCGAGGAATATCACCAGCGCTACCTGGAAAAGCGCGGTCTGGCCAGTTGCCACATCTAA
- a CDS encoding DUF2911 domain-containing protein gives MRLPSIPTFCCLVVIAVGSFHTAFAQTAPAQGSTDAPKPKYVSQPAKADVILPNATITVDYSAPSAHGRTVFGGLVPYGEVWRTGANAATTLKTTGTLQIGGLTLPTGTYTLYSLPSQDGWKLVVNKQTGQWGTVYDKSQDLGRVAMETGSNSMPVETFVIDFEKTVGQTTELHLKWAGVDASVQITAQK, from the coding sequence ATGCGTTTGCCATCGATTCCCACATTCTGTTGTCTCGTTGTCATTGCAGTTGGCTCGTTCCATACCGCTTTTGCTCAGACTGCTCCTGCGCAGGGCAGCACCGATGCGCCCAAGCCCAAGTATGTAAGCCAGCCGGCGAAGGCTGACGTGATCCTGCCTAACGCGACCATTACGGTTGATTACAGTGCGCCTTCCGCACATGGCCGTACCGTCTTCGGCGGTCTGGTGCCCTACGGTGAAGTCTGGCGTACTGGCGCCAACGCGGCCACCACGCTCAAGACGACCGGAACCCTGCAGATTGGCGGTCTGACCCTTCCTACGGGCACTTATACGCTCTACAGCCTTCCTTCGCAGGATGGTTGGAAGCTGGTGGTGAACAAGCAGACGGGTCAATGGGGAACGGTCTATGACAAGTCTCAGGATCTTGGCCGCGTGGCTATGGAGACGGGATCGAACTCCATGCCGGTTGAGACGTTCGTCATCGATTTTGAAAAGACTGTAGGGCAGACGACAGAGCTGCACCTCAAATGGGCTGGCGTGGACGCATCCGTCCAGATTACTGCCCAGAAGTAA